Proteins co-encoded in one Christiangramia fulva genomic window:
- the uvrB gene encoding excinuclease ABC subunit UvrB, giving the protein MKFKIKSDYKPTGDQPAAINQLVTGLDKQERYQTLLGVTGSGKTFTVANVIQEVQKPTLVLAHNKTLAAQLYSEFKQFFPDNAVEYFVSYYDYYQPEAFIPTSGTYIEKDLSINEEIEKLRLSTTSSLLSGRRDVIVVASVSCLYGIGNPVEFRKNVVSIERDMEISRTKFLHRLVQSLYSRTEAEFSHGNFRIKGDTVDVFPSYADNAFRIHFFGDEIEEIEAFDPGTNDIIEKYDRLNIYPANMFVTSPDVLQNAIKDIQDDLVKQVSYFQEIGKNLEAKRLDERTNFDLEMIRELGYCSGIENYSRYLDGRKPGTRPFCLLDYFPDDFLMVVDESHVTIPQVHAMYGGDRSRKETLVEYGFRLPAAMDNRPLKFEEFEALQNQVIYVSATPAEYELQKSEGVYVEQVIRPTGLLDPVVEVRPSLNQIDDLIEEIQIRVEKDERVLVTTLTKRMAEELTKYLTRIDVRCRYIHSDIDTLERVEIMQDLRKGLFDVLVGVNLLREGLDLPEVSLVAIIDADKEGFLRSNRSLTQTIGRAARHVDGKAILYADKITDSMRKTIDQTEYRREKQITYNKENNITPTPLVKKFDSALIRKKLDIYEHEVRPDLKAAEEEAEYLSKSQLEKKIREKRKAMETAAKELDFMQAAKLRDEIKVLQGKINETA; this is encoded by the coding sequence ATGAAATTTAAAATAAAATCAGATTATAAGCCTACGGGCGACCAGCCGGCAGCGATCAATCAACTCGTCACCGGCCTGGATAAACAGGAGCGCTACCAGACCTTGCTAGGGGTGACCGGCTCGGGAAAGACCTTTACGGTAGCCAATGTGATACAGGAAGTGCAAAAACCCACGCTGGTCCTTGCGCATAACAAAACACTTGCCGCACAGCTTTATTCAGAATTTAAACAATTTTTTCCCGATAATGCGGTGGAATATTTCGTAAGCTATTACGATTATTACCAGCCGGAAGCATTTATTCCCACTTCAGGAACCTATATCGAAAAGGATCTTTCAATCAATGAAGAGATCGAAAAGCTACGTTTAAGCACCACTTCGTCTTTGTTAAGTGGAAGAAGGGATGTTATTGTTGTCGCATCGGTTTCCTGTTTGTATGGTATCGGAAATCCGGTGGAATTTCGAAAAAATGTAGTATCTATTGAAAGAGATATGGAAATTTCCCGGACAAAATTTCTCCATCGTCTTGTTCAGAGTCTATATTCCCGTACCGAAGCTGAATTCAGTCATGGTAATTTCAGAATTAAAGGAGATACGGTGGATGTTTTCCCCAGTTATGCCGATAATGCCTTCCGAATTCATTTTTTTGGAGATGAAATCGAAGAAATTGAAGCTTTCGATCCCGGCACTAATGATATCATTGAAAAGTATGACCGGTTAAATATCTATCCGGCAAACATGTTTGTGACTTCTCCTGATGTATTACAGAACGCGATCAAAGACATTCAGGATGACCTGGTGAAACAGGTAAGTTATTTTCAGGAAATAGGAAAAAACCTGGAAGCAAAACGACTGGATGAAAGGACCAATTTCGACCTGGAGATGATCCGCGAACTGGGATACTGCTCAGGAATCGAAAATTATTCCCGCTATCTCGACGGAAGGAAACCTGGCACACGCCCTTTCTGCCTGCTAGATTATTTCCCTGATGATTTTTTAATGGTGGTGGATGAAAGCCATGTGACCATTCCGCAGGTACATGCCATGTACGGCGGTGACCGTTCAAGAAAAGAAACGCTGGTGGAATATGGTTTCCGCTTACCGGCGGCTATGGATAACCGTCCGTTGAAATTTGAAGAATTCGAAGCCCTTCAGAATCAGGTGATCTATGTCAGTGCCACTCCGGCTGAATATGAACTTCAGAAAAGTGAAGGCGTTTATGTGGAACAGGTGATACGGCCCACAGGCCTTCTTGATCCGGTTGTGGAAGTGCGTCCAAGTCTGAACCAGATCGATGATCTAATAGAAGAAATTCAAATCAGGGTTGAAAAAGACGAGCGTGTTCTGGTAACCACTCTTACAAAAAGGATGGCTGAAGAACTTACAAAATACCTTACCAGGATTGATGTACGCTGCCGTTATATTCATTCAGATATTGATACTTTGGAGCGCGTGGAAATCATGCAGGATCTCAGAAAAGGACTTTTTGATGTGCTTGTAGGGGTGAACTTGCTGCGGGAAGGGCTGGATTTACCGGAAGTTTCCCTTGTAGCCATTATCGATGCCGATAAGGAAGGTTTTTTAAGAAGCAACCGTTCATTGACCCAAACCATTGGTCGTGCAGCACGTCACGTTGACGGAAAAGCGATTCTCTATGCAGATAAAATCACCGATTCCATGCGCAAAACCATTGACCAAACGGAATATCGCCGGGAAAAACAGATTACTTACAACAAAGAAAATAATATTACCCCTACGCCTCTGGTGAAGAAATTTGACAGCGCTCTTATTCGTAAAAAACTGGATATTTATGAACATGAAGTCCGACCTGATCTCAAGGCTGCTGAAGAGGAAGCCGAATATCTCAGCAAATCCCAATTAGAGAAAAAGATCAGGGAGAAGCGAAAAGCCATGGAAACGGCTGCCAAAGAACTTGATTTTATGCAGGCTGCGAAGCTTAGGGACGAGATAAAAGTCCTGCAGGGAAAAATTAACGAGACGGCCTAA
- a CDS encoding ABC transporter permease, which produces MLRLLQIEYDKLRYSRSARILIITYFILITFIALIASIEFKIGDIDFRVADQGIFNFPYIWHFNAYIAALLKIFLAIVIVSMMSNEYSNRTIKQNLIDGLSKKEFVLSKFLTVLVFSGISTLFLFIVSLILGYSFSDYTEISIVFSDLEYLVAYFVKLTGFFSFCMFLGVLVKRSAFALGFLVVWYIFENILYAVLNFRIFKDSDIAERIMQFFPLEAMSNLIKEPFTRLNAVQTAANQIGSHLDKDYGIHWYQLLIVIIWTAFFVWGSLFLLRKRDL; this is translated from the coding sequence ATGCTACGCTTACTCCAAATAGAATACGATAAACTGCGATATAGTCGTTCGGCAAGAATCCTCATCATTACTTATTTTATCCTGATCACTTTTATTGCACTGATCGCCTCGATAGAATTTAAAATTGGAGATATCGATTTCAGGGTTGCCGATCAGGGAATTTTCAATTTCCCTTATATCTGGCATTTTAATGCTTATATCGCGGCTTTGCTGAAAATATTTCTGGCCATTGTGATCGTTTCGATGATGTCTAACGAATATAGCAACCGTACGATCAAACAAAATCTGATAGACGGCCTCAGTAAAAAGGAATTCGTTTTATCAAAATTTCTTACAGTACTCGTCTTTTCAGGGATTTCCACGCTTTTTCTTTTTATTGTTTCCCTGATCTTAGGCTATTCCTTTTCAGATTATACTGAAATTTCCATCGTTTTTTCCGATCTCGAGTACCTCGTCGCCTATTTTGTGAAACTCACCGGTTTTTTTTCATTCTGTATGTTCCTGGGTGTTTTGGTTAAGCGCTCAGCCTTTGCCCTCGGATTCCTGGTAGTATGGTATATTTTTGAAAATATTCTGTATGCCGTCCTGAATTTCCGAATTTTCAAAGACAGTGATATCGCTGAAAGGATTATGCAGTTCTTTCCTTTGGAAGCGATGAGCAATTTGATTAAAGAACCGTTCACCCGTTTAAACGCGGTTCAGACTGCTGCAAATCAAATAGGCTCCCATCTAGATAAAGACTATGGAATTCACTGGTATCAGCTTTTAATTGTTATTATTTGGACAGCTTTTTTCGTGTGGGGGTCATTATTTTTACTTCGCAAAAGAGATTTGTAA
- a CDS encoding ABC transporter ATP-binding protein: METILSLNKLTKRFGRLTAVDNLSFSIEKGNVYGILGPNGSGKSTTLGMVLNVVNKSDGDFRWFDGKTSTHNALKKVGAIIEHPNFYPYMTAEQNLALVCKIKGTNPQKIREKLEIVGLLDRKDSKFRTFSLGMKQRLAIASALLNDPEILILDEPTNGLDPQGIHQIREIIRQIAAGGTTILLASHLLDEVEKVCSHVVIIRKGKKLYSGPVDEIVNSHGFFELKAEDMAKLESLLQTHPNIGKITLKDGYLTAILNAPMQAEEINRFLFEKGLSLSYLNKRKESLEEQFLQLTNQISQN; this comes from the coding sequence TTGGAAACAATTTTAAGTCTTAACAAGCTCACGAAGCGATTTGGAAGGCTCACCGCTGTAGACAATCTCAGCTTTAGCATTGAAAAAGGAAATGTGTACGGAATCCTGGGACCCAACGGCAGCGGGAAATCAACTACCCTCGGGATGGTTCTTAATGTGGTAAATAAATCTGATGGTGATTTCAGATGGTTCGACGGGAAAACATCAACCCATAATGCGCTGAAAAAAGTTGGAGCCATCATAGAGCATCCAAACTTTTACCCGTATATGACGGCTGAGCAAAACCTTGCTCTCGTATGTAAGATCAAGGGAACCAATCCCCAAAAAATACGTGAGAAACTGGAGATCGTGGGATTGCTTGACAGAAAAGACAGTAAATTTCGCACTTTTTCACTGGGAATGAAACAAAGGCTGGCTATTGCTTCTGCCCTGTTGAATGATCCTGAAATTCTTATTCTTGATGAGCCTACCAATGGTTTGGATCCCCAGGGAATCCACCAGATAAGGGAAATTATCCGCCAGATAGCTGCCGGCGGCACAACCATTCTTCTTGCTTCTCATTTGCTTGATGAAGTTGAAAAGGTTTGTTCGCACGTGGTGATCATCCGCAAAGGAAAAAAACTTTACAGTGGACCTGTTGATGAGATTGTGAACAGTCACGGATTTTTTGAGCTAAAAGCTGAAGACATGGCAAAGCTGGAAAGCCTGTTACAAACTCATCCCAATATTGGGAAAATCACTTTAAAAGACGGCTATTTAACCGCTATTCTTAATGCCCCAATGCAGGCCGAAGAAATTAACAGGTTTCTTTTTGAAAAGGGTTTAAGCCTTTCATACCTCAATAAGCGAAAAGAAAGTCTTGAAGAACAGTTCCTTCAGTTAACCAATCAAATCTCCCAGAATTAA
- a CDS encoding nucleoid-associated protein — translation MINLYNAQIESLSIHRVGNKSRGENIFLSASTYHLNDEIKPLIKEYFLKPFREKEESYYRFDHETDLEFNELYNLSNSIFDDHLNTHEYSKKIATLLYEQSSHPHIKSGEVYVVYFENMQIDNEKVSAIGIFKSELKHDFLQFEQKGSNLEMIVEQGVNLNKLDKGALIFNKNRAEGYKIMSVDSNKYDTKYWLENFLGVDVLADENYFTKNYLNFCKNFAKDVVLPAEDKKQEVMFMNRSMDYFAKNDDFEESNFMNSVIDNPALIPEFQNYKTEKAPKYKVEDLSTFPISNKAVTDARKKIKNVITLDTHIQIKMDFVNPESAEKFVEKGWDEEKQMYYYLVYFNKEEKK, via the coding sequence ATGATCAACCTTTATAACGCTCAAATTGAATCCCTTTCTATTCACCGCGTTGGCAATAAAAGCCGTGGTGAAAATATCTTTCTTTCGGCATCGACCTATCATTTAAATGATGAGATCAAACCACTTATCAAGGAATATTTTCTGAAGCCATTCCGCGAAAAAGAAGAATCTTATTATCGTTTTGATCATGAAACCGATCTGGAATTCAATGAGCTTTATAATTTGTCAAATTCGATCTTTGATGATCATTTGAATACACATGAATATTCCAAGAAAATTGCCACTCTTTTATATGAGCAGTCCAGCCATCCGCATATTAAAAGCGGGGAGGTTTACGTGGTATATTTTGAAAATATGCAGATCGATAATGAAAAAGTTTCGGCTATCGGAATCTTTAAATCTGAATTAAAACATGATTTCCTTCAGTTTGAGCAAAAAGGAAGCAATCTTGAGATGATCGTTGAGCAGGGAGTAAACCTGAATAAACTCGATAAAGGAGCACTTATTTTTAATAAAAACCGTGCGGAAGGTTACAAGATCATGAGTGTGGATTCAAATAAATATGACACGAAATACTGGCTGGAGAATTTCCTGGGAGTGGATGTTTTAGCTGATGAAAACTACTTCACGAAGAATTACCTGAATTTCTGTAAAAATTTCGCGAAAGACGTTGTTTTACCTGCCGAAGACAAAAAACAGGAGGTGATGTTCATGAACCGGAGCATGGATTATTTTGCTAAAAATGATGATTTTGAGGAAAGTAATTTCATGAATTCGGTGATTGATAATCCCGCACTGATCCCTGAATTTCAAAATTATAAAACCGAAAAGGCTCCAAAATACAAAGTTGAAGATCTCAGTACCTTTCCTATTTCAAATAAAGCCGTAACCGATGCGAGGAAAAAGATCAAAAACGTGATCACCCTGGACACTCATATCCAAATAAAAATGGATTTTGTAAATCCCGAGTCGGCTGAAAAATTCGTGGAAAAAGGCTGGGACGAAGAAAAACAGATGTATTATTACCTTGTTTATTTCAATAAAGAGGAAAAGAAATAA
- a CDS encoding IS1096 element passenger TnpR family protein: MVYRFRVILDAQEDVFRDIEMLQESTLEDLHNVIVQSFGFDGTEMASFYISDENWNQGEEIHQFDMSGNDTSIKLMNETTLDSVLSEDQTKLIYVYDFLKMWTFLVELAQIAEVEEGRDYPNLMFVHGQIPDNAPDKEFIGEDENQGLNGDDVFDDDNFDDFSYDDEWN; this comes from the coding sequence ATGGTTTACAGATTCAGAGTGATTCTCGATGCGCAAGAAGATGTTTTTAGGGATATTGAAATGCTTCAGGAAAGCACCCTGGAAGATTTGCATAATGTGATCGTTCAGTCTTTCGGTTTCGACGGAACCGAAATGGCTTCCTTTTACATCAGTGATGAAAACTGGAACCAGGGCGAAGAGATCCATCAGTTTGACATGAGCGGGAATGACACCTCCATAAAACTGATGAACGAAACTACTCTTGACAGCGTTCTTTCTGAAGACCAGACAAAACTCATCTATGTCTACGATTTCCTGAAAATGTGGACTTTTTTAGTCGAACTTGCACAAATAGCTGAAGTGGAAGAAGGCCGGGATTACCCCAATTTAATGTTCGTTCATGGTCAGATCCCTGATAATGCACCCGATAAGGAATTCATTGGGGAAGATGAAAACCAGGGTCTTAATGGCGATGATGTTTTTGACGACGATAACTTTGATGATTTTTCTTATGACGATGAATGGAATTAA
- a CDS encoding COX15/CtaA family protein encodes MKDNKKVVYWLLTGCLLIFLMVIVGGITRLTNSGLSISNYKLISGTIPPLNQQEWEEAFELYKQYPEYQKLHYHFNLEDFKSIYFWEWIHRVIGRLIGIVFLIPFIYFLIRKQLSKSTIKKALILLALGAFQGFLGWYMVKSGLVDMPWVSHYRLAAHLTTAFITFAYTLWVALDILYPQRKHIDKSFRNLVRFGLGVLLLQIIWGAFVAGLDAGFIHNFWPMMAEGKLIHETVYTEKSPIWRNFIEGKSGVQFIHRYLAYIVVIVIAYIWYRAKNLELTNPQKNGVNFLLVMVFVQFTLGVLTLIYAVPIWLGVLHQAGAFLLLTGMTFTLHRFSK; translated from the coding sequence ATGAAAGACAACAAAAAAGTAGTTTACTGGCTGCTGACCGGATGTTTACTGATTTTTCTAATGGTAATTGTAGGTGGAATTACCCGTTTAACCAACTCCGGCCTTTCAATTTCAAATTATAAACTTATTAGCGGTACCATTCCGCCGCTCAATCAGCAGGAATGGGAAGAAGCCTTTGAGCTTTACAAGCAATATCCCGAATACCAGAAATTGCATTACCACTTTAATCTTGAAGATTTCAAATCTATTTATTTCTGGGAATGGATCCACCGGGTCATTGGAAGGCTGATCGGGATTGTATTTTTAATTCCGTTCATTTATTTCCTAATCAGGAAGCAACTTTCCAAATCTACGATCAAAAAAGCCCTGATATTATTGGCGCTGGGCGCCTTCCAGGGATTTTTAGGCTGGTATATGGTAAAAAGCGGACTTGTGGATATGCCTTGGGTGAGCCATTACCGCCTCGCCGCCCACCTGACCACCGCTTTTATAACTTTTGCCTATACCCTTTGGGTGGCTCTTGACATTCTTTATCCGCAAAGAAAACACATTGATAAAAGCTTCAGAAACCTGGTGAGATTCGGGCTCGGGGTTTTGTTGTTGCAGATCATCTGGGGTGCTTTTGTCGCCGGACTCGATGCCGGTTTTATCCATAATTTCTGGCCCATGATGGCAGAAGGAAAACTCATTCATGAAACCGTTTATACCGAAAAATCACCGATTTGGAGAAATTTTATCGAAGGTAAAAGTGGGGTTCAGTTCATTCATCGATACCTGGCCTATATCGTGGTGATAGTTATAGCCTACATTTGGTACAGGGCAAAGAACCTTGAGCTTACGAATCCGCAGAAAAACGGAGTGAATTTTTTACTGGTAATGGTATTTGTACAATTTACCCTGGGAGTTCTCACGCTTATCTACGCAGTACCCATCTGGCTGGGAGTACTTCACCAGGCAGGCGCATTTTTGTTATTAACAGGAATGACTTTTACGCTGCACAGATTTAGTAAATAA
- a CDS encoding CCA tRNA nucleotidyltransferase, with protein sequence MPKHHNYSKALHHNIFRIISEAADELSVDAYVIGGFVRDHILERGDPTDIDIVAVGSGIQLAKKVADKLPKKTPVKVFKNFGTAMLKADDKEIEFVGARKESYRQHSRKPIVEDGTLQDDQNRRDFTINALALKLNSDGFGELLDPFNGYEDLKKKIIRTPLDPDLTYSDDPLRMYRAIRFATQLNFIIEEESLKSISRNKERIRIISKERIVDELNKILLSDKPSKGFALLYKTGLLEKILPELTALQGIDEVEGQTHKDNFWHTLEVVDNISENTDDLWLRWAALLHDIGKAPTKKFHKKIGWTFHGHEFVGAKMVFKLFKRLRLPLNEKMKFVQKMVLLSSRPIAIVDDNVTDSAVRRLIFDAGDNIEELMTLCEADITTKNPKRYRKYHNNFQVVREKIQEVEERDHVRNFQPPVSGEEIMETFNIKPSREVGLIKDAIKEAILEGDIPNEYQPARDFMLKKGEDLGLKVQNQT encoded by the coding sequence ATGCCGAAACACCACAATTACAGCAAAGCATTACATCATAATATTTTCAGAATAATTTCGGAAGCAGCCGATGAACTTTCGGTCGATGCCTACGTGATTGGCGGCTTTGTTCGCGACCATATTCTCGAGCGCGGCGATCCTACCGATATCGACATTGTTGCCGTGGGAAGCGGAATTCAACTTGCTAAAAAAGTAGCTGATAAACTCCCGAAAAAAACTCCTGTAAAGGTTTTTAAAAATTTTGGTACGGCGATGTTAAAAGCTGATGATAAAGAGATCGAGTTCGTTGGAGCCAGAAAAGAAAGTTATCGCCAGCACAGCCGGAAACCCATTGTGGAAGACGGCACGCTTCAAGACGACCAGAACCGAAGAGATTTCACCATAAATGCCCTGGCCCTGAAACTGAATAGTGACGGTTTTGGTGAACTGCTTGATCCCTTCAATGGTTACGAGGATCTTAAGAAAAAGATCATTCGCACTCCGCTGGATCCAGATCTCACCTACTCAGATGATCCCCTGCGGATGTATCGTGCCATTCGATTCGCCACCCAGCTCAATTTCATTATTGAAGAGGAATCGCTGAAGTCAATTAGTCGCAATAAAGAACGGATCAGGATCATTTCGAAAGAAAGGATCGTTGATGAGTTGAATAAAATTCTTCTAAGCGATAAACCTTCCAAAGGTTTTGCTTTGCTTTATAAAACCGGCCTGCTGGAAAAGATCCTTCCTGAATTAACCGCCCTTCAGGGAATAGATGAAGTGGAAGGGCAAACCCATAAAGACAATTTCTGGCATACACTTGAAGTAGTCGATAATATTTCAGAAAATACCGATGACCTATGGCTTCGCTGGGCCGCTTTGCTTCATGATATCGGTAAAGCTCCAACAAAAAAGTTTCATAAAAAAATTGGCTGGACCTTTCACGGGCATGAATTCGTAGGTGCGAAAATGGTCTTCAAATTATTTAAAAGACTGCGGCTTCCATTAAACGAAAAGATGAAATTCGTACAAAAAATGGTGCTGCTGAGTTCCCGCCCTATCGCAATAGTTGATGATAATGTAACCGATTCGGCTGTACGAAGATTGATTTTTGATGCGGGTGATAATATTGAAGAGCTGATGACGCTTTGTGAGGCAGATATCACCACCAAAAATCCGAAACGCTACAGAAAATATCACAATAATTTCCAGGTCGTACGCGAGAAAATACAGGAAGTGGAAGAACGCGATCATGTTCGCAATTTTCAACCTCCGGTTAGTGGTGAAGAGATCATGGAAACTTTCAATATAAAACCAAGCCGGGAAGTCGGGCTTATCAAAGATGCCATAAAAGAGGCCATTCTTGAAGGGGATATTCCCAATGAATATCAACCAGCCCGGGATTTTATGCTGAAAAAGGGAGAAGACCTGGGCTTAAAAGTTCAAAACCAAACATAA
- a CDS encoding L-threonylcarbamoyladenylate synthase encodes MEKFDQEVQNCLDVIKKGGVILYPTDTVWGIGCDATNADAIDRIYEIKKREESKALITLVSNFKMLEQYVEEVPEMAYDILKYAKKPTTIIYDKPIRIADNLVGEDDSLGIRVVRDAFCSELIKKMRRPLVSTSANISGEPTPESFDQISPQILKEVDYVVNLQRSKKSSKPSSIIKLSNDGQVKVIRK; translated from the coding sequence ATGGAAAAGTTTGATCAGGAAGTTCAAAACTGTTTGGATGTCATTAAAAAAGGAGGAGTGATTCTCTACCCTACCGATACGGTATGGGGAATTGGCTGCGATGCGACCAATGCCGACGCGATAGACAGGATCTACGAAATAAAAAAACGGGAAGAATCAAAAGCGCTGATTACGCTCGTTTCGAACTTTAAAATGCTGGAACAATATGTCGAGGAAGTTCCTGAAATGGCCTATGATATTCTGAAATATGCCAAAAAACCAACCACGATAATCTATGATAAACCAATCCGAATCGCAGATAACCTGGTTGGGGAAGACGATTCATTAGGAATTCGTGTGGTTCGCGACGCTTTTTGCTCAGAACTAATAAAAAAAATGAGAAGGCCTTTGGTTTCCACCTCGGCGAACATCAGTGGAGAACCTACTCCGGAATCTTTTGATCAAATAAGTCCGCAAATTTTAAAAGAAGTGGACTATGTAGTAAATTTGCAGCGTTCAAAAAAATCGTCAAAACCCTCGTCGATCATCAAATTGAGCAATGATGGCCAGGTGAAAGTGATACGCAAGTAA
- a CDS encoding glycosyltransferase family 4 protein, which translates to MMNILQVSSGKKVGGGQKQLENLCLELNELDKEVKTFILCIKNSDFEKYLSKKDLEFDSAPLSFNLDPRFLRKIISIVKEKKIDLIHIHGSAALTLCIIATKLAKLPPFVFSKKTSFPIKNRKQTLYKYNHPNLKKILCVSETTRKIASESIKDHSKLVRVYHGSRIKNTDPPFDLRKKLNISEDKIIVGTIANHIRAKNLETWVATIAEIINIRKYENFHFVQIGSFTSRTENLQEEIKSKGLEASISMLGFVEEASALIPQFDISLLTSQSEGLPQFIFESFFYKTPVVSTAVGGIPEIIKDGENGFLTEPFNSEQLADKLIALQENPELGKKFSERSHKIFLNNFTSRKMAENTLAEYKKVINGKV; encoded by the coding sequence ATGATGAACATTCTCCAGGTTTCCAGTGGTAAAAAAGTTGGAGGCGGCCAAAAACAGCTGGAAAATCTATGCCTAGAATTAAATGAGCTCGATAAGGAAGTTAAAACTTTTATTCTGTGCATAAAAAATTCAGATTTTGAGAAGTATCTTTCTAAGAAAGACCTCGAATTTGACTCAGCTCCTTTATCTTTTAATTTAGATCCTCGTTTTCTTAGAAAAATAATTTCGATCGTTAAAGAGAAAAAAATTGATCTTATCCATATCCATGGCTCCGCAGCATTAACTTTGTGCATTATTGCCACAAAACTGGCAAAACTTCCGCCTTTTGTTTTCAGCAAAAAGACTTCTTTTCCTATAAAAAACAGAAAACAGACCCTGTATAAATACAACCATCCTAACCTCAAAAAGATTCTCTGTGTTTCTGAAACTACCAGAAAAATCGCTTCGGAGAGCATTAAAGATCATTCTAAACTCGTTAGGGTTTATCATGGATCACGTATAAAAAATACTGACCCGCCGTTTGATCTTCGAAAAAAATTAAATATTTCAGAAGATAAAATCATCGTCGGAACCATTGCCAATCATATAAGGGCAAAAAACCTGGAAACATGGGTAGCAACAATCGCTGAAATTATCAATATCAGGAAATATGAAAATTTCCATTTTGTGCAAATAGGATCTTTTACTTCTAGAACAGAAAATCTACAAGAGGAAATAAAAAGTAAAGGTCTGGAAGCTTCAATTTCAATGCTGGGATTTGTCGAAGAAGCCTCTGCACTTATCCCTCAATTTGATATTTCACTGCTGACTTCCCAAAGCGAAGGCCTTCCCCAGTTTATCTTTGAAAGTTTCTTTTATAAAACCCCGGTGGTTAGTACCGCTGTGGGTGGAATTCCGGAAATTATCAAAGACGGCGAAAACGGATTTCTAACTGAACCGTTTAATTCGGAACAATTAGCCGATAAATTGATAGCTTTGCAGGAAAATCCGGAGCTTGGGAAAAAATTTTCGGAAAGATCGCATAAAATATTTCTGAATAATTTTACCAGCCGGAAAATGGCCGAAAATACACTGGCCGAATATAAAAAAGTAATCAATGGAAAAGTTTGA
- a CDS encoding polysaccharide pyruvyl transferase family protein, whose translation MEVLKFFKRILTSPIRSEYKDSSLNMLLDKKQNHKKILNIYRIDKNNAGDFFSAPFHYYEGIENILDIYGYKSSSKNERYKWVKKIAANSIIVGGGGLLNRKSFKRQLQTFEKLASDNKKIVLWGVGHNSKKKKDFNNMSSYNIDIKKFGLVGTRDYSMPGDYVPCVSCKHVVFDDSYEIEDEIGIIFHKKTMKNKAVLGKFSAYPSISNTAEVEKIVAFIGSKEKIITDSYHAMYWSMLLGRKVAVIPNSSKFFDFKYKPVFSDFENCIAEVNKATSYTGVLEECRELNDSFYQKVKEYLDF comes from the coding sequence ATGGAAGTACTTAAATTTTTTAAAAGAATTCTTACCTCTCCCATAAGATCTGAATACAAGGATTCTTCTTTAAATATGCTTCTTGATAAAAAGCAAAATCATAAGAAAATACTTAATATCTATAGAATCGATAAAAACAATGCCGGGGATTTTTTTTCAGCACCTTTCCATTATTATGAAGGGATAGAAAATATTCTGGATATTTATGGATATAAGTCTTCTTCAAAAAATGAGCGATACAAATGGGTTAAAAAAATTGCAGCAAACTCGATTATTGTCGGTGGTGGAGGACTTTTAAATAGAAAAAGTTTTAAACGCCAGTTGCAGACCTTCGAAAAATTGGCCAGTGACAATAAAAAAATAGTACTATGGGGCGTTGGCCATAATTCCAAGAAAAAAAAGGACTTCAATAATATGAGTTCTTACAATATTGATATTAAGAAATTTGGACTCGTTGGCACCAGGGATTATTCAATGCCTGGAGACTATGTGCCCTGCGTAAGCTGTAAACATGTAGTTTTTGACGACTCCTATGAAATTGAAGATGAAATTGGGATTATATTTCATAAAAAAACAATGAAAAATAAAGCTGTTTTGGGGAAATTTTCAGCTTATCCATCCATTTCCAATACAGCCGAAGTGGAAAAGATTGTAGCATTTATTGGCAGTAAAGAGAAGATCATTACAGACAGTTATCATGCAATGTATTGGTCGATGCTCCTTGGCAGGAAGGTCGCTGTTATCCCCAATTCTTCTAAATTCTTTGATTTTAAATATAAACCGGTATTTTCAGATTTTGAAAATTGTATCGCGGAGGTAAATAAAGCTACTTCTTATACAGGAGTACTTGAAGAATGCAGAGAACTGAATGATTCTTTTTATCAAAAAGTAAAAGAGTACCTGGATTTTTAA